From a region of the Onychomys torridus unplaced genomic scaffold, mOncTor1.1, whole genome shotgun sequence genome:
- the LOC118575994 gene encoding H-2 class I histocompatibility antigen, Q10 alpha chain-like — protein sequence MQHAPWGDKQEPEYWKQETRDILRLTDFSKDTLKKMLHIYNQSETGNHTIQILMACDVLPGGNLSNGQFELIFNGCNYFMLEEDLSTWTAVGKAAEILRQEWEESGFAKYLKTAWQINCVQMLLSHLEYGKEILLRTDTLKIHVIHKV from the exons ATGCAGCATGCACCATGGGGGGATAAGCAGGAGCCAGAGTACTGGAAGCAGGAGACACGGGACATTCTGAGACTAACAGACTTCTCCAAGgacacactgaagaaaatgcttCACATCTATAATCAAAGTGAAACTG GTAATCACACAATCCAGATCTTGATGGCCTGCGATGTACTGCCTGGAGGGAACCTCAGTAATGGACAATTTGAATTAATCTTCAATGGCTGTAATTACTTTATGCTGGAGGAAGACCTGAGCACTTGGACTGCAGTTGGCAAGGCAGCTGAGATCCTGAGGCAAGAGTGGGAAGAGTCAGGATTTGCAAAATATCTGAAGACTGCCTGGCAGATTAATTGTGTGCAGATGCTCCTCTCTCACCTGGAATATGGGAAGGAGATTTTGCTGAGAACAG acACCCTGAAAATACATGTGATCCATAAGGTCTGA